CTGACTTGGCCCGGGGCGATGCGGATGCGAGCAGATTTGTCCGGGAcggtaaaaaaaaaatatgGCGACAGGTCGGCATCGCTGACGGAGCGATCGCCTCGCGGCCCTGTGTGTGTGGGCGGATTTATCGGCGATGATTAGTCTGGAAGCCACCGGTTGCCGGCCACGTACGCGCGGGGCGCCCCGTCGTCAAAGGCAGCGTTAGGTGACGCGCGCCGGGGGGCAGACGTGAGCCGTGAAGCCAGTGACAAGTCGTCGCCGGAGGGAGAGGGTCGGATAAAAAAGGAAACCGGCCGTCCGCCGCGGAATTTTCGGCCGCGTCGGACGCCACGCGAGCGAGGCGCGGCGAGGACGGGGCGGGACGGCGCCCGCCTCGGCTTGCTGCTCTCCTGGACGCGAGCTCTTGTTGGGTAGCCCGCTAGCGTTTGTTCTCGCGCGGCGGTGAATTTTACGGCGAGCAGCGGTGAATTTTCCTGCACGGgatgcgccgccaccggcgagaTCACGGGGGTGCGCTACTGACGGATGCGCGAACGGGACAGGAGGGTCTTCGCGGTTCGCGCCACCGGAGATGgtgaaaagtttttttttctttccttttttcggTTGGTAGCAGAGGTAAGAATGAAGGATCCTCCGAGGTTATCTTCCGTCTGCATCCCGGCAACCTCGCTTTTCAGATTCAGCCTCTGGTTAGTAGCATTGTTCGTCTGGGTTGTTCATCATAAGATGATGTGCAGATGGCGGAGATCTGTGTCCTGCGCTGGCGGAGCTGCGAGCTAGTAGTACGAAACGTTCGCAGTCAGCAGCAATGTGCCCAAACACAAACACTTGAACGGGCTGGTTCAATCCGCAGCGGAGCGCCAGAAAGaaaccgtcgtcgtcgtcgttgggTCCGGCGGAACGGAACCGGGGCCTGTTAAAGTtaaggctatctccaaccattcccccatccaactccctccaaacatattatttactatattttactatctccttccaaaaaatttctccccctgtaactccttctctccaaccattccccccatatctattcccactatatactatcactcattaactaactatttatttaatatttttgaattttaaaaaaatcatacagtatttgtactgtcataatacacattatcatcatgttacggggctcaaacgagattaatatcataaagaaacggtgtgattagagatataagAGGAGTTGAAACTCACTCTATATGTGGGgagagtttcaactccccccataTATAAGGGAATTTCCCGCTCCCCGGAtatggggaggggggagggatgGGGGCACCGTTGGAGCTGGCCTAAGGCAGCTGGGACTCGGTGTGTGGCTGGTTCCTCCGGCTAGCCGGGGTAGGGCCAGTTCGGGCGGTCCCGGTCCTAGTCTACAGGCCACTTGACATGTTCAAGTCCCGGAGAATCAACGCGAAGCTACAGGACAAGGGCAGGAGTAGGACGGCGTcctcggcgacgacggcggcgtggtTGGTGCGCGAGGCACGTGTAACAGCGCCGGGCTGCTGGATGCTTCCATGCTTTGGATTTCAATTTTCCCTTTGGAAATAGGCCTCGAGCTGCGTGTTCTGTTCTGAAATGGCTGGCTCCCGCGTACGTGTTTTCTCGTGGGCCGAATGGGCCAGCCTGATCTCTTCTGCTTAATTCCTAGGTCAGTAAGCCCAGGCAAAGGAATCGGGCCGACTACAAGCACGTTCTACGAGCAGCCGAGCAGGCCTGGGCCAATGTACTCGCTGGAATACGACCAAGCAAACTGTGTGCGCGCCtaaccctcaaaaaaaaaaaaaaactgtgcaCACGAAATGTGTGCGCGGCAGCCGGCACAGGGATTTTTTCACCGACCTCCGTTGGAACCGCCGGTGCCCGGTTccggctaaccggtccggtttgaccggttaccggtaaaaaccgatcaaactcaaatttgaattcaaaacccgcagttataccggtttcgaacagctaaccggccggttagaccggtttaccggtccggtttgaccggttaccggtcggtttgagtggtaaccggtcggtttgatcgGTAACGgaccaaattcaaaaaattttcttttttagtttaaattcaaatgcccgcaaagtatactaaatgaatatttgtataatatgttttagcctaaatgaaccctctaaccctcttttgtactacttttacattgtatttgtatgcacgtttttttgtttaacttcaaatgctcgcaaagtatactaaatgaacgaatatttgaaaaaatttgacatcattagattcgtcgcaacttgaagtatttttaagaatttttttgagatttttctattttttgaaattcaaatttaaaatttgaatttggcccgGTTTCTAACCGCCCGGATCCCGAGCCGGGCCGGCCCGGTTAGACCGGCAACTGCgataaccggtccggttccgagcagtttttttaaccctggccGGCAcacacaccccccccccccccaccctccTGCATTTGCCGGGACGCAAGAAACCGTCACCAAACCGTGGAAAGCAGCGGCGCACGGACGGAACCGCCATCTCGGCAACGACCGTGTGGCCGGAACAAGCCACCTCCTGCTGTTCCCCGGCATGCTTCTCCCTGTCCCGGAGCGGGGAGTAGCTGATCTTCTCATCCACCTCCAGCAGGCGGCTGCAGCAGCACCCAAAATTTTGGGCCGAATCATAGTTTTCCCCAGGCACGCGTGGTTTACACGGAAAAAAAATCAACCTTTGCCAACCACCGATGCGTTGGCGTACGACACTCCATCCAGCTctgagatacttgaagaaaataATGAGAGGATATGGATATCCCATTCGGGGGGAAATAATAATGAGAGGATATCACGAGCCCGTCCTATGAATGCGGCGTGCGCCCAGACAGATCCGGTgcacgtgcgcgcgcgcgcacacaccccTCCGACTCCGAGGAGAACGCGGCGTCAGGAGACGGGGACGGGAGCAACCAGCGGACGCATGGGTGCTCGACGACGGCCGCGGCCGGGGGCGGCCgcgctgctcctgctcctcctggcGGTGACCTTCGGTACGCgctacgcggcggcggccgccggcgtcgccccggccccggtcgccggcggcatgACGGAGCTGCAGAAGCACGTGGCGTTCTTCGACCGCGACCACGACGGCATCGTCACCTTCGACGAGACGTACCAAGGTGAGGCTAGGCCGGTCTCGCCGCGTTCCGTTCGCTCGTTTTCGTGCCGCCACATGCCGGTCGtcgcgcggcctcctcctaATAATTCCGGCGAGCGAGGCCGTGTGCTGACGCGCTTCGTCTCTGTGCAGGCCTGCGGGACGTCGGGCTCGGAGCCGTCACGGCCAAGGCCAGCGCCGCGCTGATCAACGCCGCCATTGGCCCCAAGACCAGACCTGTACGTTCTAACTGCATCTGCCTCATCACTAATGAAGCACGCCACATTACATTACAGATGCTATACGTTGCTGTTAGTAAGGATTTTGATTCTGTTTCAAACGCGATTCTGCAGGACAATGCAaactcgtcgtcgtcgtgcaTGGACATCTACGTCCAGAACATCCAGAAAGGGAAACACGGAAGCGACACGGGCGCCTACGACGCTCAAGGAAGGTCTGTAATGCGAGTGTGTGCTCTCAGTCAGATCGTTGGTCATTGCAATTTGCAACGTGTGATGTACTAGATGTTCTTGTTCTAACACTTCTAAAAATGACCTTGATTAATTATTGCAGGTTCGTTCCGGCCAAGTTGGACGAGATGTTCGCCAAGCACGCCAAGACTGCGCCGAACGCCATGGCCAAGGACGAGCTGGACGCGATGCTCAAGGCCAACCGAGAGAGCAATGACGTCAACGGATGGTAAGTTTCTAACCTGAatctgttttgtttttttagaaaaaaggatATGCACAGGCCGCCGGCAGGTTCCGCTTCGCTTTCCCCGTCCTCACTTGGCGCTGTTCTTGTCCCGTTCCTGTCGTGGCACCAATTCGCGACGGCGCAGGGTTGCGGCCAAGGCGGAGTGGGAGATGCTGTACGATCTCGCCAAGGACAAGGACGGGCGCCTGCAGAAGGACACGGTGAGGGCCGTCTACGACGGGGCCCTCTTCTACCAGTTGGCGGGGAAGAAGGGCTGATCCATTTCCCATTTCATTTCGTTTCAGCGACAGTTAAGCAAGCATGGTTGATTTGACTCTTGTGTAAGAAAAACCAGTCAGTAAGAAGTAACATTTCTCCTTTATAAAATGGTTGCCTGCATCAGAAAGACAGTCGAGTCAATGCCaggcaacttttttttttctatcagTCGGACAGTCGGTTCAACCGAGTACCGTGTTTTTTTTCTGTTTATCTCGAGTCGGCTCCTGGCTTGTGGGCCGCTATCATCCTGCCCAGCTACTCCCCGTTGAATCGGCCTGCCTAAAATAACGACGCCACGGGCTGCCTCCGTTGAACAGGGTCCTCGCCGTCCAAAACAAGggcatttaaaaatttgtgtatacccctaattttttttaaaacttgTGTACAAAAGACtctgaaaaaaatcaaaatttctgaTTGAAGACAGTCGATTAGGCCGCGTTCATCTACGTCCTCACTCAGGCAGTAAGGATCGATGTCTACTTTTGCCAGCCACTTGCCGCTACCATGTCTAGCTTTCTAGCCGTTGTATTTTCTGCCGTCCTATCGTGGAAAAAATTTCCCCAAAATTTGAACCCAGGTTCCTTAAACAAAAGCGTCGCCCACCTAGTAATTAGTGTTGGTCATTTACACGGTTTTATATGGTTTTAAATGACTATATAAAACTGTTTTGCCCATTTAAATAGCGGATGTTTTGCTGAACGCTGACTGTTCACCGTTTAACATTTAGACTAACATTGGTAATGAGATGATCCAAGTGCTAGCACGGTAGGGCCTCGACCGAACTCACTGGCCGCCGCTCGGGCCGGCAGGGCGCGAGGCCACCGCACGCGCACGCTTCGGTTGCCGGGCGCCTGCTGGACGAGGTGGCCAAGGCTAGCCGAGAGAGATGCGGCATGTACAAAGGCCACAAGGGTCTACATTGGTTGCCATAAGTGGGGAAAAAATCACTAATGAGCACATAattattatttttcattttttcccGAGTCGACGAGCAAGCGGTCATGCTTGTCAGCTTAACTATAGTTTGGATTGTCAATAATGAGCATATTagttttttgaataaaaaagttcccttttttttcccttGGAACTAGTAGACTTGTAGAGGTGATTGCACGGATACTACCAGTGTACCAACCATATTCTCTAACATGTTTTTGTCTCGTGAGAATCGAAGTAAGACACGAACGAGATCGATTTACTATTGTTTACGCGCCACATTTGCTCCAGGCAATTATTTTCTGCTGCGTTTGGTAAATATTTTCCACGCGCAGGGTaaatattttcctttttttcccaatCCGTCACCGCTTGCTCCAGTCCGTCCCGTCCATCTCGTTTGGGTCTCCGGTTCCGGGCCCGCCATCTGGTCGCTTGCACGTTCCCGATTCCGCCCAAGAATTTCCCACGAATTTCAATCGATGCTCCCCCCCTATCCAAAAATCCCCAAATTGTCACCGAATCAAACCATATTTTCTTGGCCAGAGTGGCGTTGATCGATCGAAGTCAGAAACCTGGTTCGCTGCCGGAGGGCGTGAGGCCGCCGCACGCCACGGCACGGCACGCTTCTGTTGTCCAGGAGTGCGGGTCTGGCCTTCAGTTACCTGCGGCTCCAGTGGGCCTGTCCACCTGTATTTAAGCGGCGTGGGGGGCGCCCCCGCACCAGGCACCACCAGTACCAGCTGCGCCGCGAAAGCCGAGCGGAACAAACTGCCAAAAGGGAAAGGGAACGGGAGAGCTCTCACACACAGCCCGCGGGGGACAGCGTCGAGAGGGAATCGCCGGGGAGGAT
This window of the Panicum virgatum strain AP13 chromosome 1K, P.virgatum_v5, whole genome shotgun sequence genome carries:
- the LOC120656182 gene encoding uncharacterized protein LOC120656182, with amino-acid sequence MGARRRPRPGAAALLLLLLAVTFGTRYAAAAAGVAPAPVAGGMTELQKHVAFFDRDHDGIVTFDETYQGLRDVGLGAVTAKASAALINAAIGPKTRPDNANSSSSCMDIYVQNIQKGKHGSDTGAYDAQGRFVPAKLDEMFAKHAKTAPNAMAKDELDAMLKANRESNDVNGWVAAKAEWEMLYDLAKDKDGRLQKDTVRAVYDGALFYQLAGKKGWACPPVFKRRGGRPRTRHHQYQLRRESRAEQTAKRERERESSHTQPAGDSVERESPGRMGGAPRRSAVTAPSALLLLAALFVGRAAAVGDCPTALRRHAAFFDRDGDGVVTLSETYGAFRALGFGFGVSSVSAAFINGALGTKCRPENATSSNTDIYIEDIQKGKHGSDTGSYDTEGRFVPEKFQEIFTKHAKTVPDALTSDEIDQMLQANRQPGDYTGWAGAEAEWRILYSLGKDKDGLLHKDVVRSVYDGSLFRRLAPNWSSPEKEKQLEC